GGTTCCAACTACAATTGTTATTTGACTTTTTGCAACTCCAGCTTGGTTTAGCCGCTCTATCAGTGCCGATACTAGTGTCTCTGTCGGCGTCGACCGAGTTCTATCTGTGGTAACAATGGCAATTGTATCGTCTTCTGAAACTTGTTTTTGTAACTTCTCTCCATGTGGATTTGATATGGCATCTACTAACGCCGCCTGTATTTCAACAGCCTCGTTTCCTGTTGGTTGTGCTATTTTGACGTTGGGCAAATTGACGGATATTGACTCTGTCCCAAGTGGAAGTTGTACCATTCACCGTAGCATCATTCGACTGTGGTGATTAAGTTTTCACTCCCCGCAATAAACCAAGTTTGCATCCCTCTAGGATCAAGACAATCTTCCATACAAAGCGGCGACTGAATTTGGCCATTCAACAGCGAGCACTGGTAAGATCGCCTTTACTTTTGCTTCGTTTTGCTCAATCCATCGCTCTCTTTTTTCCATCTCTTGATTCCACTCTGCTGTCGTGCTGATGTTGAGTGTTTCCTTTGTATATATCTCCCCGCCAACCTCGACAGTCCCATGAAGCGACCCACAATCTGCACAGCGAAGTGCTGCGACAATAAAATACTCTTCGACCTTTTCTCGAATCTTCTCATCATATCCTTCAACTTCATCCGCTGAGATTCCGGTGGATGCACAGGAGTAACATAGTGAACTACGTGATCCAAGTTGTTTCCCGCAGTATAGACAGTTCTGTGGCACAGGATTGCTTCCCTCGGAATCTATTATAAACCTAGTCAGGTTCGTAGCCAATAACCATCTGGAACAGTTGTTGTATGCGTTTCAATCCAACTTGCGAATGACTGTGATTCGATTTGTAATTTATGCGCTTTCTTTATACCACCAAGGTAGGCGTTTCGATCTTGGTTTCCCCCTGGGACTGGCTGTAACAGTTGCTGTGCCTTGTCTGTCATGTAATGATGCCCTCTTCCTTGATGCTTGCTGATTCGAATTGCTTTTTCAAGCCTGCCTCCCGGGGTCTTTCCATCAACAAGTACTGCTTCTTTGTCTATCTTCCCGCTTGCGTTGAACCGCTTGATGTGTGCATTTTCCCGAAATGTATCTTTTATGTCTGCGGCTCCCCCTTTTGTTCCGATCTGGTCACTTATTCCTTGAATATCACAAACTGAATTTACAGTCATATATCCAATCAGATACCGATGCGTGTATGAGTGACTTTGCTCGTTTTTCAAGCCCGTATAAAACGCGATTATATCTCCTTGCTCAAGCGACCGTAGTAACTTTGTGTATGCTGGTCTGCTTCCAGTTTCGCCGTAAGTCAAAGCATCAAAATTTGGGTCATGGTGAACTGGCCATTCTTCCATTTGATCTCCGCTCACCGTATGTTCCCCATTCCCAGACGGGTCAATCTTATCGAAAAATTCTGCAGCTGATCGTTCCTGATGCCGTAGCTCAATCGACCCATATGTTTTTGATTCAACTGTCGGGTCGGACTCCGGTATTGGAAGATACTCAAATGAATTATCGGGGTAGATTGGTGGAACTGGTGAAACATTTGTTGAGTCTGCCCCAATCCCGAGTAATGCGACGGTCATAGTCCTATACACTACTCATTGCTTGCTACTGTGTTCTCTAATGTTCCAACACCCTCATACCAGATTTTGACTTCGTCACCAGGTTCAATTAGACCAGGGTTTGCTGGACTTCCGAATGCAACTACATCCCCTGGCTGAAACGTGTATCGGTTCGAGAGGTGGGAAATAAGTTCAGCCGGTTTGAATAACATTTGCTTTGTATTGGCTGACTGTCTCATTTCGCCGTTGATGTGGGTTGTCATTTCTATTCCTACCGGATCAATGTCAGTTTCAATCCATGGTCCGAGCGGTGCTGATCCATCAAACGCTTTTCGTGCTGTTCTTCCTGGTTGATCAAGTGCGTCAACGTCGTTCATAATCGTATATCCTCGCACTACTTCGCTGACTTCGTCTGGCTGTATGTCTGTACATTTTGTATCAATCACTGCTGCTAACTCTCCTGCGTATGTTAGTTCCTCTGTCCACTCTGGGTATTGAATTGGGTCTTCTGTTGCAATAACGGCTCCGTGGTGTTTTAAAAACCAGTCTGGCTCTTCTGGTCGCTCGTATTCCATCTGCTCGAGCGTTTCAGCATAATTTCGTCCGACACAAAACAACGTTGACGGTTCGCAAGGGGCAAGTAGTTCTGCCTCTCTACCCAGTTCATATTTTTTATTATCGGTATATATGTGGCCATCTCGATGCTCGCCCGTGATAACTCCGTCCTCTGTTTTGACTCGTGCCAGTTGCATAACAGACGTTTCTGACTTGTTCCTATGCCCGTTTCGGTTTAGTATGCATGATAACAACCGACTTGTTCTTGTACTCCCTAATAGCTATCATGGCTGTGTCTCGTCCTGAAATCAAGGCTGGAGTTGCTGACTTAGACCTATCTGATCATACTGTTCTTGTTACTGGTTCGACCCGTGGTGTCGGAAAACAGACTGCACTAGCAATGGGAAGGCTTGGTGCAACTGTATTTGTACACGGTCGTGATCGTAAGGCTGGAAGAGATGTCGTCTCTAAGCTTGATCAAATTGGTGCATCTGATTCTGAATTTTTCGCTGCCGATTTCTCTGATCTTCACGCAGTTCGAACAATGGCTGCGGATATCGCTAACAGAACTAATTCACTTGACGTATTAATAAACAATGCTGGTGGATATTTCCCGAACGCTGGCACAACTTCCGATGGATTCAGTTATACTTTCTGTGTAAATCACTTGGCACCATTTGCGTTAACTGCAGAGCTTTGGTCGCTTGTCAATGCTGCTGACGGGCGTATTGTTGTTACATCATCGGCTGCACATCGTGGTGCTTCACTTGATCTTGATGCAATAACTTCCCCTGATGGACGGCTTGGATTTCAAGTATATGCTCAATCGAAGTTAGCCAACATCCTCTTTGCAAATGAACTCAATCGTCGGTCAGTTAATACCGGCAGTTCTGTTCGAGCAAATAGCATACACCCTGGAGCTATTCCGGGTAGCGGATTTGGAAGACACGCACCGTTTCCGTTTTCACTGATTCCTAAACTTGTGCAAGCACTTCCAGACCGTGTCGAAGATCGTATTGCAGATACGCCTGCTGACGGTGCAGCAACTGTAATGTATGCCGCTGTTTCTCCTGAAACTAGCGGGATTGGTGGAGCCTACTTTTCAGACTGTCAACGCCAGTCTCCTGCTTCAGCTGCAACGAATGAGCAAACTGCGGTTGCGCTCTGGGAACGTAGCGAAGAACTTCTTGACCAAACGTTTTCAATTCCAGAGGTGTAGTGACCTGCGTAGTGTCTAGTCGTCAATAGCTCTCTGCACCTCTTCGCTGTCGTCTTTCATATCAATCGGATCAAGGTGAATATGCGCATCAGATACATCATCCAAATCTATGGTCTGATTTCGCAGTTTTGTCTCAAGGTCGTGTGCCTGCTGGAAGGAAAGATTATGTGGAACTTCAACATGTGCTTCAACCTCTAAGCTTGGTCCTTCGTAAAATACAACAAGATCATGCACGTCGTAGACCTCTGGATTATTCTGTAATGTCTCTTTTATCATCTGTTGCTGTTCTGTTGAGGCCGCTTTCCCGGATAGATACTCGATATTTTCTTTTGCTATCTTAACACCTTGATAGATGACTAAGACACTTACAAGTGCTCCAGCAGCAGCATCAAAAATCGGATATCCTAATGCAACCCCGAGTACACCAAGCAGTGCTGCAACTGATGTGTATAGGTCGTTCAAACAATCAACAGCGAGTGCTTTCAGTGCCGGAGCACCTACCTCTTCATTCATTCGTGAAGTATACCAGTAGATGAAGTACATATCCAACATCGCGATGAGAATCCCAACTACCAGCAGTGGGTGGAATGTCACATCTACCCCATATGCCAGTCCTGTTACTGACTCATACAGGAAATTTACGCCAAGTAATACGATCACTGCCCCGACAAATAGAGCCGTAAGTGGCTCAATTCGGGCATGTCCATGTGGATGTGTTTCGTCTGGATCCTTGAAGCGACTCTCTCCCCAGATGTAGACTACAAAGCTCGCAACTAAGTCTGCGATTGAATGTGCTGCATCTGCCAGCAGCGCAATACTACCGAATAGCAGTCCGACTGCCCCTTCAACAATGATCTTAACTGCATTTCCGATTATGTTCGCGATCGAAGCTCGGTTAAAACGCTGCTGGTCTGAGAGACCTGACACATCCTTTTTAGACCCTGTCTAAATTTGAATATTGGCATTAGCTCCGTCAAATAATCGGATTTCACAAATCTATACTGACAGTGTTCTCTTTTCAAACGATAATCAAGGTAGGTCTTCTCTCCACCGGGGCAGACCAGTTGACCCAGACACATGTAGTTCTCTTCAAATGAGGATTTCAAGATAAAATCTGCTTCAGTGTGTGATCTTAATAAGAGTATTGAGTAGGAGAAAATCGGCCTCAGTACTCATAGGGATCGTCTTTCCTGGTTGCCGACGCCAGGTCTGACTGGTATATTCATCATCGGCCATCTGTATGTATGTGAGTCCCGCATATCTGTTTTTCTTCATGTCTCTCCTGAAGTACTTCGGTGTCAAGCCCCGAAGCACGCTGCCTTCTCTGTAGAAATATCAATGCAACCAATAATGGTATGTATTTTCATACCAAACTAAATATGAAGACTATGACCGATGCATATGTTCACGTTGTTGCTGAACCGTCTGCAATACAACAAGCAGCGAATGCCATTGCTGGACGCGATTCCGTCTCAGCAGTTCATCTTGTGACTGGTGAACATGACATTACCGTTCAGCTTGAGGTTGAAAGCAAGGAAGATATTGCATCAGTTGTAACCGAAGACATTCACTCAGTGATGGGTGTTATTGACACCGAAACCCATGTTGCATACGAGCCGTGAGTATCACCAGTATTACCGGCGGAACAAGTGACTGTTTCGGTGCTTGACGCTTAGGTGTAACACTTGTATTCAGCCATCGTTCTTTTACTGATTATTGAGCTTTTCTCGAGCAGCCGCGACAACAAGTGGAAATGTGATCGTTGCGTCTGCATACACTGTTGCATTTTTCGCATCCTTCTCAATCTTCCCCCATGAGCGGGCCTCCTCAAGACTCGCTCCTGAGAGTCCTCCTGTTTGCTTGGAGTCCATCGTTAGTTGTACACCATAATCGTAGGCTCCTGGAACAACCAACATTGTCTGTAATGTATAGTTCTTCGGTACACCTCCTCCTACAAGCAGTGCTCCGGCACGCTCTGCTTCGAATGCCATGTCGTTGAGATCAGACATATCGCCCAACGCATCCACTGTAAGATTAGAA
This portion of the Salinarchaeum sp. IM2453 genome encodes:
- a CDS encoding fumarylacetoacetate hydrolase family protein, whose protein sequence is MQLARVKTEDGVITGEHRDGHIYTDNKKYELGREAELLAPCEPSTLFCVGRNYAETLEQMEYERPEEPDWFLKHHGAVIATEDPIQYPEWTEELTYAGELAAVIDTKCTDIQPDEVSEVVRGYTIMNDVDALDQPGRTARKAFDGSAPLGPWIETDIDPVGIEMTTHINGEMRQSANTKQMLFKPAELISHLSNRYTFQPGDVVAFGSPANPGLIEPGDEVKIWYEGVGTLENTVASNE
- a CDS encoding SDR family NAD(P)-dependent oxidoreductase, producing the protein MSRPEIKAGVADLDLSDHTVLVTGSTRGVGKQTALAMGRLGATVFVHGRDRKAGRDVVSKLDQIGASDSEFFAADFSDLHAVRTMAADIANRTNSLDVLINNAGGYFPNAGTTSDGFSYTFCVNHLAPFALTAELWSLVNAADGRIVVTSSAAHRGASLDLDAITSPDGRLGFQVYAQSKLANILFANELNRRSVNTGSSVRANSIHPGAIPGSGFGRHAPFPFSLIPKLVQALPDRVEDRIADTPADGAATVMYAAVSPETSGIGGAYFSDCQRQSPASAATNEQTAVALWERSEELLDQTFSIPEV
- a CDS encoding cation diffusion facilitator family transporter, producing MSGLSDQQRFNRASIANIIGNAVKIIVEGAVGLLFGSIALLADAAHSIADLVASFVVYIWGESRFKDPDETHPHGHARIEPLTALFVGAVIVLLGVNFLYESVTGLAYGVDVTFHPLLVVGILIAMLDMYFIYWYTSRMNEEVGAPALKALAVDCLNDLYTSVAALLGVLGVALGYPIFDAAAGALVSVLVIYQGVKIAKENIEYLSGKAASTEQQQMIKETLQNNPEVYDVHDLVVFYEGPSLEVEAHVEVPHNLSFQQAHDLETKLRNQTIDLDDVSDAHIHLDPIDMKDDSEEVQRAIDD
- a CDS encoding Lrp/AsnC ligand binding domain-containing protein translates to MTDAYVHVVAEPSAIQQAANAIAGRDSVSAVHLVTGEHDITVQLEVESKEDIASVVTEDIHSVMGVIDTETHVAYEP